In one window of Denticeps clupeoides chromosome 2, fDenClu1.1, whole genome shotgun sequence DNA:
- the LOC114774957 gene encoding patched domain-containing protein 3-like encodes MARTDCVQKPLALLFHKLGHLVGSYPVCFLTVPVLLSAGLGGGLYLLGDREDNDIERQFTPTAGRSKETRRFVQENFPHDASMFSVQRLDTEGIYASIIITSSDEDNILKKTTFEEIVDLNGKIRSISVTSSDKVFKYEGLCTRTRAGCLSNDILDIIEHQPEKIEQVNISFPVHEVRGRPAFLGAAVGGVDRSKTQSLRSARAVRLFFFLKDTDISRLWLRTFHHWMSSNRTYQQIRVSHFTSLSRQEEFEEHTPDGIPLFSITYALVIVFSVMSCLRLENVRNKVWVASVGVLSAGLAVLSSFGLMLYIGVPFVITVVNSPFLILGIGVDDMFIMISNWQQTAVSDPVPKRMADTYKEAAMSITITTVTDIIGFYVGLMTDFRSVQAFCLYTSTSIFFCYLYNVTFFGAFLALNGRREGSNRHWLTCAKVPTERPAGSSATFALCCVGGAFDEATGREKEQPVNHFFKQHYGPLLTKPWTKACVLVLYVGYLAAALYGCLHIQDGTDLRNLAADDSYLISYYEDEKKHFTTFGPTVMVIVGEEFPYWDPNRTSQLAACLNRFKELSFVSQDIFFSWLDIYQEFSRKIGFNINDEHDFMNNLSFFFKVFPELRLDVNVTASKVQASRFFIQTMDVANASMEIKVFNGLRDTAKSCPATRLLVYHPVFVLFDQYDVIKLSTIQSITLTAAVMLLTSLLLIPNPLCSLWVTLSIGSVMTGVTGFMALWEVNLDTISMIILVVCVGFTVDFSAHISYAFVSSEKETANEKVTDALFHLGYPVVQGAVSTIIGVVVLATSKNYIYRTVFKIVFLVMMLGLVHSVTFIPVFLTLFSCGSTKCQKTPNHLVSQGLQAQKHILLSRNVLIYDNRAVLTDTISTQQTYVIQYGTAPTRAWLDPDCP; translated from the exons ATGGCGCGCACCGACTGCGTCCAGAAGCCGCTGGCGCTGCTGTTCCACAAGCTGGGACACCTGGTCGGGTCCTATCCCGTCTGCTTCCTGACGGTCCCCGTTCTGCTCAGCGCTGGTCTGGGAGGGGGACTGTACCTCCTCGGGGACCGAGAAGACAACGACATCGAACGCCAGTTCACCCCGACCGCTGGCCGGTCAAAGGAGACCAGGAGGTTCGTCCAGGAGAACTTTCCACATGACGCCTCCATGTTCTCAGTCCAGCGGCTGGACACGGAGGGGATCTACGCTTCCATCATCATTACGTCTTCAGATGAGGACAACATTCTGAAAAAGACCACATTTGAGGAAATCGTTGACCTCAACGGTAAAATAAGGAGCATCTCTGTCACTTCTTCTGATAAGGTGTTTAAATACGAGGGGCTTTGCACCAGAACCAGAGCCGGCTGCCTGTCCAACGACATCTTAGACATCATCGAGCACCAGCCAGAGAAGATCGAGCAGGTCAACATCTCCTTTCCCGTgcatgaggtcagaggtcggccAGCGTTCCTCGGCGCGGCGGTCGGAGGCGTCGACCGGTCGAAGACGCAGTCGCTCCGGAGCGCCCGGGCAGTCcggctcttcttcttcctgaaGGACACGGACATCTCCCGCCTGTGGCTGAGGACGTTCCACCACTGGATGTCCTCCAACAGAACCTACCAGCAAATCAGG GTGTCTCACTTCACGTCACTGTCCCGGCAGGAGGAGTTTGAGGAGCACACGCCTGATGGCATCCCATTGTTCTCCATCACTTACGCTCTGGTCATCGTCTTCTCCGTCATGTCCTGTCTGAG GCTGGAGAACGTGAGGAACAAGGTGTGGGTGGCGTCGGTCGGGGTTCTGTCTGCAGGACTGGCGGTGCTCTCCAGCTTCGGCCTCATGCTGTACATCGGAGTCCCTTTTGTCATAACTGTGGTCAACTCGCCGTTCCTCATACTTG GGATTGGTGTGGACGACATGTTCATCATGATCTCCAACTGGCAGCAGACGGCCGTGAGCGACCCGGTGCCAAAGCGAATGGCCGACACCTACAAAGAAGCAGCCATgtccatcaccatcaccacgGTGACCGACATCATCGGCTTCTACGTCGGACTGATGACCGACTTCCGGTCGGTCCAGGCCTTCTGTCTCTACACCAGCACGTCCATTTTCTTCTGCTACCTCTACAACGTCACCTTCTTCGGCGCCTTCCTGGCCCTGAACGGTCGGAGGGAGGGCTCGAACCGGCACTGGCTGACCTGCGCGAAGGTCCCGACCGAAAGGCCGGCGGGCAGCTCCGCGACCTTCGCGCTCTGCTGCGTCGGAGGCGCGTTCGACGAAGCGACCGGGAGGGAAAAGGAGCAGCCTGTCAATCATTTCTTCAAACAGCATTATGGGCCGCTGCTGACCAAGCCATGGACCAAAGCGTGCGTCCTCGTCCTGTACGTGGGGTACCTGGCCGCCGCGCTCTACGGATGTCTCCACATTCAGGACGGGACCGACCTCAGGAATTTAGCTGCGGACGATTCGTATCTCATCAGCTACTATGAGGACGAGAAGAAACACTTCACCACCTTTGGCCCCACCGTGATGGTCATAGTGGGAGAGGAGTTTCCATACTGGGATCCCAACCGAACGTCACAACTCGCCGCCTGTTTAAACCGGTTTAAGGAGCTCAGTTTCGTCAGTCAGGACATCTTCTTCTCGTGGCTCGACATCTACCAAGAATTTTCACGGAAAATTGGATTTAACATAAACGATGAACACGATTTCATGAACAATTTATCCTTCTTTTTTAAAGTCTTCCCTGAGCTTCGGTTGGATGTTAATGTAACGGCCTCTAAAGTCCAAGCTTCTCGATTCTTCATCCAGACGATGGACGTGGCCAACGCTTCCATGGAAATCAAGGTGTTTAACGGGCTGAGGGACACGGCGAAGTCCTGTCCAGCGACCCGCCTGCTGGTTTATCACCCCGTCTTTGTCCTGTTCGATCAATATGACGTGATCAAGCTGAGCACCATCCAGAGCATCACCCTCACCGCCGCCGTGATGCTGCTCACCTCCCTCCTGCTTATTCCCAACCCCCTCTGCTCCCTCTGGGTCACCCTCTCCATCGGCTCGGTCATGACCGGGGTCACCGGTTTCATGGCTCTGTGGGAGGTCAACCTGGACACCATATCCATGATCATTCTGGTCGTGTGTGTGGGCTTCACTGTGGACTTCTCGGCCCACATCTCCTATGCGTTCGTGTCCAGCGAAAAAGAGACGGCCAATGAGAAGGTCACCGATGCTCTTTTCCACCTGGGCTACCCGGTGGTCCAGGGGGCCGTGTCCACCATTATTGGAGTGGTGGTGCTGGCCACCTCCAAGAACTACATCTACCGCACGGTTTTCAAGATCGTGTTCCTCGTCATGATGCTGGGACTCGTTCACAGCGTCACCTTCATTCCTGTCTTCCTCACCCTATTCTCCTGCGGCTCCACCAAATGCCAGAAAACACCAAACCATCTCGTCAGCCAGGGTCTTcaggcacaaaaacacattttactgagCAGGAACGTTCTGATTTACGACAATCGAGCCGTCCTGACCGACACCATCAGTACACAGCAGACCTACGTGATCCAGTATGGTACAGCTCCCACGAGGGCGTGGCTGGACCCGGACTGCCCATGA